The following is a genomic window from Miscanthus floridulus cultivar M001 chromosome 14, ASM1932011v1, whole genome shotgun sequence.
aagtgtcacacctagccacataggcggctatctctttcttcattttggtccaccaaaagcgaggcttcaaatcatgatacattttgctactaccaggatgaatagacaatttcGAGGAACGTACTTTGgataggatttgatttctaagctctctatctttcgaaaccactaacctatccttaaaccataacacgtcattctcatctacccaaaaatgcttggtttcttgctctttcatcttgcgcttgatgtggaacacacctgaatctgtcttctgtagctcaataattcgactctgtagagtacaactaacagtgatattttgacaaatggaagtcactttccatcaaagagtggcaatgagatttcctgcttaaggcatctgcaacgacgtttgccttgccagggtgatagtgcacttggaggttataatccttgattaactcgagccatcttccctaacgcatattcaactccggttgagtgaagatgtatgtaagacttttatgattagtgtagatattgcacacattgccaagaaAATAaagtctccaggccttcaaagcatgaacaattgcaacgagttctaagtcatgcgtagggtagttcacctcatgcttccaaagttgacgagaggtataagcaatgactctaccctcctgcataagaacacctcctaaacctgtacctgatgcatcacagaacacaccaaaaggtttctcgatatccgattgcgccaaaaccggagccgaggttagaagagttcacagggtgtgaaaagccacatcacactcgaaagtccagacaaacctcatgtctttttgtagcaaccaagtcataggcttggctattttagagaaatccgggatgaagcgacgataatagccagccaatcctagaaaactctgaacctcgtgcaccgagatgggagccttctagtccaacacttcttgcacctaggtgggatccaccataattccaccatcggacaacacgtgtccaagaaaaggtacctcacgaagccagaattcacacttgctaaactttgcataaagctggtGTTCtcacaatctagtgagaaccactcgcaaatgttcaacatgatcttcttcattctcagaatagcctaggatatcatctataaataccaccacaaatttgtccaacttgggcataaacactgaattcatcaaatacatgaagtgtgcggggcattggtcaatccaaaagacataacaagatactcatacagaccgtatcttatagagaatgcagttttttggaacatccttaggccaaattttgatttgatgataaccagatctcaaatcaatcttggaaaagacttttgctttagacaactgatcaaataagatatctatgcgtggcagagggtacttattcttgatggtgactgcattcaaaggcctataatctacacacatgcatagtgattgatctttcttcttcacaatgatagctgggcacccccacagagatgaactaggacggataaggcctttctttagaagttcattcaactaggtcttaagttcagctagttcattgagaggcatcctataaggccttctagagatgggcgctataccaggtagcaactctatcttgaactccacgtcctgatccgggggcaatccaggcaaatcatcaggaaaaacatgaGGAAAATGACATACTACTGGGATATCTGccatagcctttgcttgcacTGCATTAGCcacacaagaaagattgatgtccctgggtagctgtactagaaaaccttcctgattacaaggatctctgagcatgactactctagttgatgtatcaataagcactccatgactgctcatccagttcattcccaatatcacgtcaATACCTAGcctcggtaaaactaccagatcaacctaataacttcgcccctctatctcaaattgtacgtccccaactacaagcttggttgggatagtaccattGGCAgacctaatacaataaccctcaccctcaatagtgtatgttttctgcataaacttggatgcaaatgcgggactaataaaagaatgtgaagcacccaaatcaaatagtacaactgcggggtgttgatcCACTAGAAACTTACCAGCCGTTACTACCTCTCCCAAtggaatatcagcaatattagtgtggttcacctgcccctgacggccaccttggtagctattcttcttagggtaagggcacttccttgcccagtggcctatcttgttgcagttccagcatggcatgttgcttggaggagcctTGGAACTACCTTGGCTGGTAGTGCCCTTAGGAAGAGCAACTATAAAGGCCTTGCGAAATCTAGTCCTACctagattcttcttctgcggtgggcagAACTTAGCAACTGATGCCGagggacggaatggagccctttgggtgactagagccttggattgtgaggcacccgcctcataggccctcttacaatTCTTCGAAGCAGCATATACAGCATTATTGTTCTCTTGTGATAAaacatcactcacaaactcattaaaatgagcacacttgcaatttcccatggtcttcatcaatttggggctaagtccccgcttgaaactagcgatctttttgacatcagtgtcaacaaactcagtagcataccttgcaaggttattgaaagcctgcaggtattcattcaagctcttgttcccctgggtcagcttcataaactctatatgcttgattgccatgagaccaggaggaatataatttcccctgaaagcagacttgaactgatcccaagtgatttgggcattagcaggcatagtggaccgatgatgactccaccaaataccagctggcccatgcagttggtgagatgcatactcagtcttcagcacctcagtcaagcgaagcagaTGGAATTTCTACttgagagtgttcaaccactcatcagcttggacgggctcttcagcctccttgaagatcggtggtttagtgtcaaggaaatctttgaagtcgctatactgatttggttctggtccttggcgtgcaccacgaccatcacgatttgcaatcgtgcggagagcctcagccatagtgcgctgtccttccacaagaattgccatcaatttcgttggtgtgggtggtggtggtggtggaagatcatcatcatcaccagccgcaccagtggaatgagtgcgaggcatctgcaacaatgcgcaaccagcaattattggtgatgtcagcacattggagaggaacaatgtaattatgccaaactgaatttactggagagaatgaaaaattcatacaataaacagaggcaataattcattctccaatcaccacatcatcaattagattactagcgccatacgtagtgcattccaacatgacaagttttaaacttaaccaacaagatacgcatcccgaagggagcggattaaagtacattacatgccaagttcgaattaaaagtacatccaacatcagtcatagtactaagtccattacaccaatgactgcagaagcttaaactagtgagacttgctaactaactactcatcgaagtgatcgctgtccacatcgaaGATGCCTTGGACTTCTTccggatcttcctcttcttcttcatttgcaggttcagctgcattgtcatccatctacatgtcctcttcttcttcatcggcctcaatcacttgaggtccacccacattaggataccttggtatggggtgaggaataggaaacaaaCGGTTGTTCAGTtcatggtgctcaacctgaagctcttcaagctgctcttggagctcatgctccctttgaaaagcattgtggttagccatgatctagCCCTGATGTCTTTTTTCTACCAACTCTAAGGTtgcatctctatgatgggtcacacgatccaactcctgtgctgcctcatctctctctatggtgaggttcatcaactggttatgaagctcatctctctcacgTGCTGTTTGATCCCACTGCTGCAGGCAATAATTTGCAATACCtcgaatctcatctacttcttgctgagctcgcccacatgcatccgccctacggcgatacttaCGGGCATGCAAtctgaacttgtgctgggctgccattgccttgccagcttcttctaacacactagaaagggtgtcttgcctgactcaacaaagcttcaagacgACCATCATAGAACTCATTCCAGCATTATCGCTCTGAACATGTtcaccacggcctcgaaccaaggcatgGCCAACTTCTTGGGTCCACTCAGCCTTAGTAGGAGCCACtcagggaatggatgaagctggtccacccactaactcatccccgaagctctatgctatatccataaccacatcaagggcagcaacttgagcggcttcccatgggctttgcccatcagtctcaatgctctaCCCATGCCACAATAGTCTCGTGGGGTTCTGTGATACTATAAAGGTCACAACGTACcaaggtacatctcccaatggcaccGCCTGCCTCCGCGTATAGTGaggtgcctccgggtacccaactgaactgagcacccttcAGAGCAAGGTGGGCAtaccaaactggtccaaaaaggtgctgctaccagtaggaaacacgggcgcaGCCATCTGTAtgaaaaagggatgcaactcacgtgagaggattattttgtggagagattgaacttaatacttgggataagcaattataagggagggagtaatgcaatatgaatgacatgagtgaatatgatgcatgctcgttccgtatgtcctcacaaacctaagaaaatttaagttttagcggaatatacggtggcatgcatacgttctctcaattagcggtaactagttgaTCTACACAGtgcattgttagcgtacctgcagaaaacttcattgccgcccaacccaacaagataatgctaataatgaaagtagtaactaagatactctccatatatacatccccagatatatatactttggtatccaaactacccgacagatgtacccacaattaagtaccttcatatatacatgcatgcaacatgtaaatactccagtaaccacaactaactctcccctagactgacagttggacggtcatgctctcacaactcacacttaccttagcgtagaggcaattgatccatatattaccattcaaacgaatggcacccatgcaatagcacgcttcatggatgacgaaatagaaacaatcaatttcccccaagttagtaattatatataagccacctagaagtccttaagtgcgctacaagggatgtgatcaccagtacaccataaaatttttttatttttgaacacttatatataactataagttggaaaacaattttcataacaaaagcttttgttttaaatacccgtatgacatgtttagtgttgaatctagctctgataccagctgtcacagaaccgaccaatttataagagcaaaagtacaaaaacaatcgctgaaatgatcaaattctcgcacttgagtccatataaacccggtagtcaactgaaacctcgaATGATTTCgagccaacttgcatacaaccaagatcacagtaattcaacataacatattgtacgttacaacatttcacagacggtttgcaaataggttacaacacctcagagtcattgttattacaaaacagttcttgtaaagtatgcggaagcaaatagtttaacttacacacccgagttcaaatacaaattaCTACCATCCAGATTGCGACCCCTGCTCACATccctggcctgaatcgagctactaggcttcgcggtcggaacgagttatccagccagctaaatgttaggctgcgttcaacaagacataaggacgtacagcatatcagtccttaaacgacacagacggagtcactatgtccaaacctacccAAGActtcgcccggtcttaattcattattaacatggttcttttccacgatagcaaatatagccaaccgtgatccacctcatcctaaagctcgcaggtgataggaaatcacctaacttcaaccgcactaagcatggctaagcatttaacccgttcctgaacttaaataggattcaagtacgatatctggacaaggatgaatatataatgcagcaattggttccaaccaattcctatacttaatgcatcatcaacaataagagatactcaagatgtttgtaaaaacatgggagacttaatatgctctggggcttgccttttaggaaagaggaaggactgtggtcagggcactcaggcaaTTCCTCCtcagcggctgcttcgtcgattgcctgcacctcgggctcctcctcctggcacgctccctcgaactctagaagcgtcactccctctggcacacctattgcatgtatgtgcaagataaatatcatggatgcacatgaacgaaatTAGAAATAcgcggggaatgcacatgcttactgtagtCCGCATTTTTCGACTTAAGCTCTATTGAAATCACTTTaccttaccaagtttatacaatctaatgtacaattgctcatcttcagttaaggatctagcacctacacctaagcatgttctcaagttaggctagtacctaaacaattaacaagaacatcgcaactgagcacacacaatcattcgcatttcagcaaaacaggaacttatatagcggtacagtaaactgaccataactagagatctacaaatcaaaatgactggcaacaagataatttggaaagcttatgaaattgcctacaattcattttcagacctcaaggcatgattccaaactttaccaggtcgaatttacagaaccacataatcaggtccaacaagACAGATAGCAAACAAAAAGGTGAtctaactttgaacgactgtagctcctaaactactgggccaaatgcccccACATTtttacaggagctagatacataagttatccacaacttttgtattcaccacattcccagcaaaccaaaatatcatggggaactttgtaaagtcccgagaactgtccagaaagacctaatgcaaggaaatatttattaacttatgtcaCAAACAATTAATTGgataaaaccaactttactcacttatcccacatatcacaagaacaccagaaagtaaagtgttcactaccaattcatttcttttaatgcctttcttaatttatttaattaattaagagaaatgataaacatatatgagaactacaccatttaatctacaaaaataacagtaggtactacatgctccaagtagactactataaaaatttcacatcatttgagcaagcatAACGTCCTACACaaaaaatgacaagacataaaggcttaaaatgacataattaggaaaccctagtgaaaagtgtcaagcaacagattttatatttttcctagcatccgtaaggtactaggacattctccacaaaatttcatggtcattggattcctagataaattacaaaaattcacacaatgatcattcaatgataaaaggaaaatctataactcaaacaccatacatgcaatgactctccaatttttaccagagcttctactaagctaGAATAGCTCactaacaaaatttcataatttttggagcacaagaactcaagatataatttaaacaattttgcatgcatttaaaaacacatttcaagttcctatttaattcatccaaaaattccactacaagtgttcatgttatatttttcctaaatactatgcttcactatgatcctaacaaaattggaaccacccaatttggagctaccaaactctagatatagattttacaaaacagcatcaaaacTGGAAATAATTGAACTAGCCTTTGACTACACAGTCACTGTCAGGCGGGGTCCACACGTCAGCTGGGCCTGCATGGCAGTGAAACAGAAACAACTGCATGGCAGTGAAACGGAAACAGAGCATGGCGGTTAGCGCGATGGGGaccggcggagctcgccgacggcggcgtctccagcgacgacgacggcaccaacgtgaccgcctcgacctcccgcgtcgattggtaccctaacctCACTCGCTACCGACCCCTAAGCACtccggccacggagctcggcggcttGGCCATGGTGCACGGCGGTGCGCAGCCACGTTCTGGCCTGACCGGACCAGCGGAGCTAGTTACATCATCACACGAGCATCAGTGAGTGACGGAGAAGATAAGACGAAAGCTAGGGAAGGGAAACGAGGGCCGTGCAGTACTAGCCACGGCGAGCGCCACTCCGACGAGGTCCGGACGGTGGCGGAAAGCGAAATGCGGCCACTACCTCGGTTTACTAGCCCAATGGCGTGCGGGACGAGCTAGGTGAGGTGACGGCGGAGCTGAGGGCTAACTGGAGACAACGATTATGTGGTGGCGAGTGAGCTAGGCGTCGGTGCTTGCTCAGCGTCGATGGTGGAGCCGACGCGCTgtcgctgctactgctgctgtgagcggagaaggcgaaggagggtgAATGAGAGTGAGCAGAGAGGTAGGAGGACATGGCTTCAAGCGGAGGACACCGGGCAGCAGCGTCAGgccagccacggcgcgtggcAGCCACGCGGCAGCAAggctctgttgccggtcggcacTGTAGTGTCTAAAAATTCTGATTCAGTTACCGATTGTGCCGACTGACAAGCGATCTTTGACGATGCATAACTCCTAATCGGCTTGACCAAAAGCTAATCCAGTTGAACTACatgatagagctaagtgagtactccaaTTGACTCAACATGAGCTTgagctaattcgccatggatttcaatctacaaggctccaaagtcgtCTTCATGAAACTGGAAAAcagctccaacacttagaaaatttctaagtgttggaacaacactgatttctggcttgtgggcccaaattgaacattttctgcacattttcatgacttggctcctaaacaaagtttgttccttataaaatttgctacaactttgctttaggtcgctcagacatgcaaacactctaagctatactttttaaacatcAAACTGAGGAGCTGTAAGGGTCCataatagtcaaaccatgacttggaaacctaattaggcaaaatgaccaacatgaacattgttcctaatgaccttctaagtataactaagttgcttaagaggataattagccacaccacacattggtcacaccaaaatcaggcatcacatgtactgaaacaaggacaaacaagtgactttgttacttctgtttcaaaaccatgtttcttGAGTTTggggcattgtactagctaaccatgtttcactaaagtgtgttgcacatgttgcactggaGTGTAGGGTTACACACTATACATTTCCTAAAAGAATCACACATTGAAGgttacaatatgttgcaatgtttcaaggGCATGTTTTAGACAATtctaaactcatgaatggatgaatgatgctcatgtttatgaaatgcaagtgcaaatgtggaagccaaacaccaagggtgttacagcgGGAGCCGAAGCTTGTGGTGTGGGGAACTGtgaatttgattatgctggtgaacaaaaacaccatagccgtcggggcataGGGTCTGGCGGTTtgtccagttgtattcaaagttttatacccacacgcTGTGCTTCTAGTTTTAAACGCAAGGAGGGGTTAGGCGAGGAGGATGTCTAACCaggtagacactctcggcagcccccgagtgatgtccgTGTCCCTACCGTTTGCTGGGGTCGGAAACTCGGTAATGAAGTTAATGCGCAAAGCAAGGAAACATGGGTGCTTATCTTTCTGTGGCCGTTCATTTGTCGTTTCGCCTGGGCCGTTCGATTGACCTAGGAGGCCTGACGAGACATCCCCCATTGGGTCATTCCATGGTTctacctggggaagcggagagtcgtgTGTAGGCGAGTGTGCCCTGGTTCTCGTGCCCGGTGTGCATTAGTGGCGGGCCACTCCTAGGCAATGTCTTGTCGGTTAGAGCACGTCCCGTCGGTCCAGGTGTGTCCCCTCGAATTCCCATCAGCATTGATCTCCCACCTATAATGAATAGTGGAAGGCgaagagttttttgtcccaaccttttgcctttccccaGTTGCtacgcctcttccttaaatagggaggggaggggagttctcaccCCACTCCATCGCCTGCTTCagagccgctacctcttctccttcctttccaccaaaTGAGTTTGTGTGTCACGGCgggtcctaagtgagagagggtaatgctagggagagaaaaGCTCATAGATCCGTCGGTGAATCCGGAGCATGATGCGAGTTgggggtcatccaacgtagatgagatggggcaggccgcctttgctgagaaggggccactgctgctgaaggaggagGAGCACTGGAGGGTGCCAAGCATCGTCGGCCTTACCATCGTTCGTTGTGGCCTTTCCTCGGTGGGAGACGCCCCCACCTagacgccattgtcagggttgcggctgatgatgatggcgtagtccctagatgctCTGGTGGGGGCGTCGTTGTTAGGGTCGCGGCTggtgacgatggcatagtccttgGGCCCCCCGGTGGGGGGCGCCGTTATCAGGGTCATGACTGATGACGCTGGCATAGTCCCTGGGCGCCCCGGGGAGGGCACCACAGTCGccgacgtggtgctcgacgtttGTAGAGGTTGGTGCCTTCGGGGATCCCATGGAACGGTGGGACATCGCTGATGGAGAGCTTGACGTGGCAACAATAGCAGTACTCGTAGTAGGGCTGGTCAGAAACTATAATCGAgtaagtttgtgggggagtccCCGAGTGAACAATCTTTTGTATTTGTGAATAAATTAGTTCTTTTTGTGATGGGATCACTTTGTAGGCAATTAATTTTGTGCAAAAAAATGCATAAGTTTTCGACTTTCGCtatggcaaacagcttttcagcttcctcttttcTTTTGTATAAGAGGTTTCTATGCCTTTTTGCTCATCCCATAGTCCAGGTTgcaaaaactaggagtgcgggtgaatcaattctgatcacgctggtgagcaaggaggtcgtagccgctagggcatgggtttcccgtagtcctactagttgtactcagaattgattcccaaaatcctagcccttaggacttgttacgagaagaatggaaaacttttTAGAGAATGTTTGCGAAGGTAACACAGGcagtgtttgtaagataaacatacttgtattacttatatcagcccctgaatgaggtccgacccctcgcaatttgcaggggtcggatgtcactaaaggtcAGGGACTCTAAAGATAAAAACTTGATAAGGGGAAGTATGCGTTTATtcaagggtaaaaacgacgtagctgttcaatgttccaggcgttggtgaagaccttgctgtcgatggttttcaacttgtaggtgcaTGGCCGGAGTTCTTCCACAACAACGTatggcccctcccagggtggggagagcttgtggcgatcTTTGTTGCTCTATATGaggcggaggacaaggtccccaatgttgaaggctTGGTTCTGCACCCGTCGAccatggtaccatcgcaacgcctattggtacttggctgaatggaggagggtgatgtcgcgagcttcgtctagttggtccatggtgtctttgtgggacgccttggctccccgctcgtcgtatgctctgatcatTGGCGCTTCGTAGTCGAGGTCCattgggaggacggcctcggaaccatagaccatgaagaaaggtgtgtagccggtagcccggctgggagttgtcctcaggctccagagtacagcagggagctcggtgacttagcgtgcgccgaacttgtttaaccggttgaagatcctaggtttgaggccctgtaggagcatgccatttgtgcGCTCTACCTGCCCATTCGTTTGGGGGTGCGTGACGGCAGCCCAATTGacttggatgtgttgttcatcgcagaattgaATAAATTTCTTTCTGGTGAACTGCGTGCTGttatctatgatgatggagtttggtactccgaagtgatggatgatgttgaggaagaatagcatcgcttgcttggacttgattacggagatcggccgagcttcgatccattttgtgaacttgtctatagtgacaagcaagtgggtgtagccctcgggtgcctttttgagaggcccaactagatcAAGCCactagaccacgaagggccacgtgatggggatcatctagagtgcctaggccaggaggtgagtttgccgagcgtagtactagcacccttcgtaggtgcgtatgaTTTGCTTGGCAtcagctactgcagtgggccagtagaagccctattggaATGTGTTCCCAACTAAGGTTCTAGGCGCGGCATAGTGACCGcaaaccccaccgtggatatcgctcagcagaagcttcccctattcgacaggaatacagagctataggatccTGATGTGGCTCCTCTTGTAGAGTTCACCtcctacaagaacgaaggatttggcacaTCGTGTGAGCCATCAGGCCTCCGTCTTGTCTGTTGACAGCGCATCGCGGAGGAAGTAGTCTAgatagagtgttctccagtcacCTAGAGGGTCGAGCTCCATCGCtggatcttcttcaagctccatgacaccGGGGccgggcggagcggtcggttggtcagcccccggggctagatcagatgggccatcgtcggtcCATTCTGACCCATCGTAGCGCACCGAGGGTTTATGTTGGTCGCTGGTGAAGACGCCTGTTGGCATCGGCTCTCGACCGGATGTCACCTTTACGAgtgcgtcggccgcctcattgaggcacctcggggtgtgattgagttcaaggctgtcgaacttgtcctccagcccgtcagacttcttggcagtacgcagccatcgtggcatcatggcagcttgactccttcatgagtTGGTTAACGATCAACTGAGAGTCGCCCCGAATGtcaaggcatcggatgcccaactcgatggtgatgcgcaggccattgatgagtgcttcgtattcggccacattatttgatgaggggaaatggagccaaaccatgtacctcatgtggaccctgagaggtgatacaaagaccagccccatgtcggtgcccttcttcatcagcgatccatcgaagtacatcgtccaatactcttgaTCAATAACGGCCGGTggtgtctggacctcggtccactctgcgatgaagtcagccaaaacctaggacttgatcgctgTTCAGGGAGCATAcgcgatgccttgatccatcagctcgagtgcccactttgcgattCTTCCTGTGGTGTcctggctatggacgacctcgctgagggggaacgatgtcactactgtcATACGGTGTCACTCAAAGtaatggcgtagcttcctcttggtgatgaggacggcatataggagcttctggatttgggagtagcaggttttGGGGTCGGACAGTACCTCATTGATGAagtatacagggcgctgcaccttgagggcatgcccctcttcttcccactctactaccagggtggcgctgaccacttgtgtggtggccactatgtatagcaggagggattctttgtcgcttggaggaactaggaccgggggttttgtcagaagtagtttgaccatgtcaagcgcctcctgggcctcggctgtccacacgaagcggttggctttctt
Proteins encoded in this region:
- the LOC136503900 gene encoding uncharacterized protein, whose protein sequence is MMPRWLRTAKKSDGLEDKFDSLELNHTPRCLNEAADALVKVTSGREPMPTGVFTSDQHKPSVRYDGSEWTDDGPSDLAPGADQPTAPPGPGVMELEEDPAMELDPLGDWRTLYLDYFLRDALSTDKTEA